The Nothobranchius furzeri strain GRZ-AD chromosome 6, NfurGRZ-RIMD1, whole genome shotgun sequence genome includes a region encoding these proteins:
- the crb2a gene encoding protein crumbs homolog 2a, which produces MELRKAYLNLKTVLLTMMMFKWGTLCTAASDRCLSAPCQNGATCVDTQNDYACLCTRDGVQYMGKNCDELYDACFFAACEDCISVPGTSKYSCICPDGLTGDNCTEEVDECQSNPCSEPRTLCVDQTNGYFCRCPAGYGGLDCRTHVTDCIDEPCRNNGSCALQPNGFECHCAPGFEGTTCEEDVNECLSEPCQNGAICIDGVAEFFCFCVPGFQGFSCEIDINECASQPCENNATCINEKDHYRCECLVGFTGINCQTELDECESHPCLNGATCHDLTGFYSCECPPGFDGINCEVDIDECAGKPCQNGAVCLDMVNSYECDCSDTGFEGDNCEVDIPECASDPCQHGATCLEEVNGYTCLCWPGYEGHNCEEDIDECADRPCENGGECFERSDPSHWVDWELSFADTAGYICQCQPGFAGENCSVNIDECESEPCHNGGACKDRINGYSCACPVGFLGELCEWDINECASEPCQHGGWCEDGRASYTCHCPEPQPNELPWGGVHCDVKLYGCVDHKCQNGATCLPTLRGGRHDHSCLCPHGFYDEQCSTRTTFSLSTPGFIHIQVTAEERSRREAEHQDHLGLGVQLRFRTTLPNMLLFYRGDVDNYLLLEIFNGGLHAKAFSEESEMDVTIPELASDGEWRDVHVFMDNSSLVLELKGPGCHRDSCKVTDGAEEPPFQPSKAFTNVYIGGAPNELLQLSRSTAGFIGCMEDLMIDSKPILPQALPQDQSYELGCGKTEWCRPDPCHGHGRCVDLWSSYKCSCYRPFHGWSCSEEFLPWTYSHEDSKSFSAYDVDKSHGSSFNVSFFLKSLKPDGLLFQLRTPTDDEGEVYFSVYLSMGRVFVSSLSNSTPLTAPIYVTNGEKQFLFLEIRNGHVIFDHASLNYGIGRILEVTVNSGDQVYIGGLPGDWDSDKWGGHFKGCLQDVRLDSVHLDLTGSSDPNKDTYLSSDYENVMEGCISDDTCKIQPCQNGGECSITFNDFTCTCLEDYTGKTCETRMWCASHPCVNGGHCVDLPDGYECLYNATFENNPVKFSAGGSLAEAISNIYVELRTRSENAVILRASRGSHLLVVGLLDFSVWVQIQDGNNAESLTLKGTSQVADGRWHRVSIFKADKKYKTSPWVITVDGITDSSSGTEHTGSLGFLNEKGVIVSVAESFTGCLGAVRFEGIYLPFADNKKAPQSSQFHSVGNPKIHLGCTSAPVCDSDPCLNGATCEDLFNKFGCVCDTGWEGERCETDTNDCASQPCIHGTCEDHLGGFQCHCAPGYAGMFCKEDINECEHHPCEHGGTCRDGTNMYTCICPEDYSGPRCQWDYPPIECTKDVQCENDGICSDGLWGANCTCMPGFTGSRCEMEINECESSPCKNGGSCLDRYNMFFCECPPGYSGPVCDINKQAYVESRWTMVALPLLCLCMVILIIGLTSMILSAKKKRQSEGVYSPSTQELAGARLEMDSMLKVPPEERLI; this is translated from the exons GAACCCTCTGCACAGCTGCATCAGACAGGTGTTTGTCTGCACCGTGCCAGAATGGAGCTACTTGTGTGGACACCCAGAATGACTATGCCTGCCTCTGTACCAGAGACGGTGTCCAGTACATGGGCAAGAACTGCGATGAACTCTATGATGCCTGCTTCTTTGCTGCTTGTGAAGACTGCATCAGCGTTCCTGGTACATCCAAATACAGCTGCATCTGCCCGGATGGACTGACAGGAGACAACTGTACAGAAGAGGTGGATGAGTGTCAGAGCAACCCTTGCTCTGAGCCGCGTACTCTGTGTGTAGACCAGACGAACGGGTACTTCTGCAGATGTCCTGCTGGTTATGGAGGTCTGGATTGCAGGACGCATGTAACTGACTGCATTGATGAGCCCTGCAGGAACAATGGCTCTTGTGCACTACAGCCAAATGGCTTTGAATGTCACTGTGCACCAGGGTTTGAGGGAACGACGTGTGAAGAAGACGTGAATGAATGTTTATCAGAGCCCTGTCAGAATGGTGCTATTTGTATAGATGGGGTAGCAGAGTTCTTTTGTTTCTGTGTGCCCGGTTTTCAGGGTTTTAGCTGTGAGATCGACATCAACGAGTGTGCTTCTCAGCCCTGTGAGAACAATGCAACCTGCATCAACGAGAAGGACCATTACAGGTGCGAGTGCCTGGTAGGATTTACAG GAATCAACTGTCAAACTGAGTTGGATGAGTGCGAGTCCCACCCCTGTCTCAATGGAGCCACCTGCCATGATCTGACTGGTTTTTACTCCTGTGAGTGTCCACCTGGGTTTGATGGCATCAACTGTGAGGTGGACATTGATGAGTGTGCCGGTAAGCCCTGTCAGAATGGGGCCGTCTGTCTTGACATGGTGAACAG TTATGAGTGTGACTGCAGTGATACAGGATTCGAGGGGGATAACTGTGAAGTGGACATCCCTGAGTGTGCCTCTGATCCCTGCCAGCACGGTGCCACATGTCTGGAAGAAGTGAACGGATATACCTGTTTGTGTTGGCCAG GCTATGAAGGGCACAACTGTGAAGAAGACATTGATGAGTGTGCTGATCGGCCCTGTGAGAATGGCGGGGAATGTTTTGAGCGCTCTGATCCATCTCACTGGGTGGACTGGGAGCTGAGCTTTGCGGATACAGCTGGATACATTTGCCAGTGTCAGCCAGGTTTTGCAG GAGAGAACTGCTCAGTAAATATTGATGAATGTGAATCTGAACCTTGCCACAATGGGGGTGCCTGCAAGGACAGGATTAATGGCTACAGCTGTGCATGTCCTGTTGGATTCTTAG GTGAACTGTGTGAATGGGACATTAACGAATGTGCCAGTGAGCCCTGTCAACATGGCGGCTGGTGTGAAGACGGCAGAGCATCCTACACCTGCCACTGTCCTGAACCCCAGCCCAATGAGCTTCCTTGGGGAGGGGTTCACTGTGATGTTAAACTTTATGGGTGTGTTGACCATAAATGTCAGAACGGAGCCACCTGCCTTCCAACGCTGAGAGGAGGAAGGCATGATCATTCCTGCTTGTGCCCTCATGGTTTCTATGATGAGCAATGCTCCACAAGAACAACATTTTCCTTGTCCACTCCTGGATTTATTCACATTCAGGTCACTGCAGAAGAACGTAGTCGCAGGGAGGCCGAGCATCAGGATCACCTGGGTTTGGGGGTACAGCTTCGCTTCCGGACAACCCTACCCAACATGTTGCTATTTTACAGAGGGGATGTGGATAACTACCTTCTTCTAGAGATTTTTAATGGCGGTCTTCATGCAAAAGCCTTTTCTGAAGAATCTGAAATGGACGTAACAATTCCTGAGCTGGCTAGTGATGGAGAATGGAGAGATGTTCATGTGTTTATGGATAACAGCAGTCTTGTGTTGGAACTGAAAGGCCCTGGCTGTCACAGAGATAGTTGTAAAGTCACAGATGGTGCAGAAGAACCTCCGTTCCAACCCTCAAAAGCATTTACTAATGTTTATATAGGTGGGGCACCAAATGAGCTTCTGCAGCTTTCTAGAAGTACTGCAGGGTTCATTGGATGTATGGAAGACCTCATGATTGACTCAAAACCCATTCTACCCCAAGCACTCCCACAGGATCAAAGTTATGAGTTAGGGTGTGGTAAGACTGAGTGGTGTAGGCCTGACCCATGCCATGGTCATGGACGTTGTGTTGACCTGTGGAGCAGTTATAAATGCAGCTGCTATCGTCCCTTCCATGGCTGGAGCTGTTCTGAGG AATTCTTACCATGGACTTACAGCCATGAGGACTCAAAAAGTTTTAGTGCCTATGATGTGGACAAGAGCCACGGGAGCAGCTTTAATGTCTCTTTCTTTTTGAAGTCATTAAAGCCAGATGGGTTGCTGTTCCAGCTCAGGACACCCACAGACGATGAAGGAGAGGTCTACTTCTCAGTCTACCTGAGCATGGGGAGAGTGTTTGTCAGTTCTCTGTCTAACAGCACCCCGCTGACCGCTCCCATTTATGTGACCAATGGTGAGAAGCAGTTTCTGTTTTTAGAAATCAGAAATGGACATGTGATTTTTGATCATGCCAGCCTTAATTATGGCATTGGGAGGATCCTTGAAGTTACTGTCAACAGTGGAGATCAGGTCTACATCGGAGGACTTCCAGGAGACTGGGACTCTGATAAGTGGGGGGGGCATTTCAAAGGCTGCCTCCAGGACGTTCGCTTGGACTCGGTACATTTGGATCTTACTGGCTCGAGTGATCCAAACAAGGACACTTATCTGTCAAGTGATTATGAAAATGTGATGGAGGGCTGCATTAGTGATGATACATGCAAG ATCCAGCCTTGTCAAAATGGAGGAGAATGCTCCATTACATTCAATGACTTTACTTGTACATGTCTGGAGGACTACACAGGAAAGACCTGTGAAACACGAATGTGGTGTGCTAGTCATCCTTGTGTCAACGGCGGCCATTGTGTGGACCTTCCTGATGGATACGAAT GTTTGTACAACGCCACATTTGAAAACAACCCTGTGAAGTTTAGTGCTGGAGGCTCACTGGCTGAAGCCATCTCTAACATTTATGTGGAGCTGCGGACTCGCTCGGAGAATGCTGTGatcctgagggcttccagggggtctcacctgctggtggtgggttTGCTGGATTTCTCAGTCTGGGTACAAATCCAAGATGGTAACAACGCTGAGTCTCTGACCCTCAAAGGAACATCTCAAgtggctgatggacgctggcatcGTGTGAGCATATTTAAGGCTGACAAAAAGTATAAAACGTCTCCATGGGTCATCACTGTGGATGGAATAACAGACAGCAGCAGTGGGACAGAGCACACAGGAAGTCTTGGCTTCCTGAATGAAAAGGGGGTCATCGTATCTGTAGCTGAGAGCTTCACTGGCTGCTTGGGTGCAGTGAGGTTTGAAGGCATCTATCTCCCTTTTGCAGATAATAAGAAAGCTCCACAGTCCTCACAGTTTCATTCAGTTGGAAATCCAAAGATTCATCTAGGCTGCACCAGTGCCCCAGTTTGTGACTCAGATCCCTGCCTAAATGGAGCCACATGTGAAGACCTCTTCAATAAGTTTGGCTGTGTGTGTGACACTGGTTGGGAGGGGGAGCGTTGTGAGACAGACACTAACGACTGTGCGTCTCAGCCGTGTATTCATGGCACCTGTGAGGACCATTTAGGTGGTTTTCAGTGTCACTGTGCCCCTGGTTATGCAGGCATGTTCTGTAAGGAGGACATCAACGAGTGTGAGCATCATCCTTGTGAACATGGAGGAACATGTCGGGATGGAACTAACATGTACACCTGTATATGCCCCGAGGACTACAGCGGCCCCCGCTGCCA GTGGGACTATCCTCCAATAGAGTGCACCAAAGATGTTCAGTGTGAAAATGATGGGATCTGCAGTGACGGACTCTGGGGAGCCAACTGTACCTGTATGCCAGGTTTCACAGGCAGCAG gTGTGAAATGGAAATCAATGAATGTGAGTCCAGCCCTTGTAAGAACGGTGGCTCCTGTTTGGACCGATACAACATGTTTTTTTGTGAATGCCCGCCTGGGTACAGTGGACCAGTGTGTGACATTAAT AAACAAGCCTACGTAGAGAGCAGATGGACAATGGTGGCTCTCCCCCTGCTCTGCCTCTGCATGGTGATACTGATCATCGGTTTGACCTCCATGATCCTTTCAGCGAAGAAGAAGCGCCAGTCAGAGGGTGTGTATAGCCCCAGTACTCAGGAACTGGCAGGAGCCCGGTTGGAAATGGACAGCATGCTGAAAGTCCCACCAGAGGAAAGACTCATATGA